A region of the Arsenicicoccus dermatophilus genome:
GAGTACCGGCGTGTGAGATTGGGGTCATGCCGACCCGCTCCGACACCTGGCCCACACGTGACCTCCGGGTCCTGCGCGCCGTCGAGCTGCTGGACCTGGTCCAGGACGGCCCGCACCCCGACGACCTCATAGCCGCGCGCGCCGGCCTCTCCGTCGATGACGCGGACGCCGCCCTCCTCGTGCTGGAGCGTGTGCGCGCGGTCCACCTGGCCGGTCTCCCGGGGCAGGACCTGCGGGTCACCCACCTGACCGCCATCGGCGCGACCATGCTCACGATCGAGGCCGAGGCCGAGGCCGAGGCCGGGATCGCGAGCTGAGCGCAGCGCGGTCCGCTGGACCGTCCTCGGTCAGTCCGTCGCACGGGCGCGGCTGGGCTGCACCCGCGGTGGCTCCCCCGGCATCTTCGGGTGGTCCGGGGGAAAGCTCAGCTCGCCCAGCCCGTCGTCCAGGTCCCGCTGCCACCACTGCAGCGCGACGTCGACCGTGCTCGGCTCGTCGCCGAACCCCGCCCACGGGTCCGGCCGCCCGGCGAGCAGCCCCGGGACCGTGCGGACGGTGAAGTCCCCCGCCCGGACGTCGCCGAGCTCCTCCCAGGTGACGGGCATGCTCACGGGCGCGCCCGGCAGCGGGCGAGGGCTGTAGGCGCTCGCCAGCGTGCGGTCTCGGCAGGCCTGGTTGAAGTCCGCGAAGATCCGGCTGCCGCGCTGCTCCTTCCACCAGGCCGTGGTCACCAGGTCCGGCACACGGCGCTCGAGCTCGCGGGCGATCGCGATCACCGCGTGTCGCACGTCGAGGAACTCGTGGGTGGGCCGGATGGGCGCGAAGACGTGCAGGCCGCGGTTGCCGCTGGTCTTCACGTATGCCGTCAGACCCGCCTGCGCCATCACCTCGCGCAGCATCTCGGCGGCGGCCACCGCCTCGGCGAGGCCGGTCCCGGGCTGCGGGTCCAGGTCCAGGCGCAGCTCGTCCGGGTCGTCGTTGTCCGCGGTCCGCACCGGCCAGGGGTGGAAGGTCACGGTGTTCATCTGCACCGCCCACACCGCCGTCGCCAGCTCGTCCACGACCAGCTGGGGGTGGGACCGCCCGCTCGGATAGGTGCACGGCGTGGTCCGCGCGTGGTCCGGGACCCCGCGAGGCGGGTTCTTGGAGTAGAACTCCTCCCCCGTGATGCCCTCGGGGAACCGCTGGAGCGTGACCGGCCGGTCGCGCAGCCGCGCCAGCAGGTGGTCGCCGACCGCGACGACGTACTCCGCCAGGTCCTGCTTGGTGAGCCCCTCGTCCGGCCACATCACCCGGTCCGGGCTGGACAGGCGCACCTGCCGGCTGGAGCCGTCCGGGGCCGGCACCTCGATCTGGATCGCTTTGCTCGCCACGTCAGCTCCTGTCGGCGCGGGCGGAATCCCGTGCCGGACCCCGTCGTTGACCAGACTATGACCGAGCAGCAGGACGCGTCCGCCTATCCCGTCTCCAAGTCCGACGAGCAGTGGCGGGCCGAGCTCAGCCCGCAGGAGTATGCCGTGCTCCGCCAGGCCGGCACCGAGCGGCCCTTCGTCGGGGAGTACACCGACACCACCACCGAAGGCGTCTACTCCTGCCGCGCCTGCGGTGCCGAGCTGTTCACCCACACCGAGAAGTTCCCCTCCCACTGCGGGTGGCCGTCCTTCTACGCCCCCTCCGAGGCCTTGAACGTCGAGCTGCTCGAAGACCGTTCGCTGGGTATGACGCGCACCGAGGTGCGGTGCGCCCGGTGCGGCTCCCACCTCGGGCACGTCTTCGAGGGCGAGGGCTATCCCACCCCCACCGACCAGCGCTACTGCATCAACTCGATCTCGATGCGCCTGCAGCCCCGCGCCTGACGACCGGCCCGCACCCCGCCGCGCGAGTCAGGAGCGCTCGATCTCGTACCGTCGCGCGACGACGCAGGACTCCGCGGCACCTCCGAGGCTCCCTGACCCACCGGTCCGTCTCCGCCGAGCAGGGTGTCCCCGGCCGCTCCGGGGCCGTTCGCAGATCCACCCCGAGGATGGTCTGTGCCCGGCCCCGGCTCCACCGGCGGTGTGACGACTCCGGCCGCCCGTTCTCCCGCGGTCAGGGGAGGTCGGCGACCAGCTGCTCCAGCTCGACCCGCGGCCCGGTGAAGAAGGGGACCTCCTCGCGGGTGTGCCGGCGGGCCGCGGCGCCGCGCAGGTGGCGCATCAGGTCCACGATCCGGTGCAGGTCGTCGGCCTCGAAGGCCAGCAGCCACTCGTAGTCGCCCAGCGCGAAGCTGGCGACCGTGTTGGCCCGCACGTCGGGATAGTCCCGCGCCATCCGGCCGTGCTCGACCAGCAGGTCGCGACGCTCCTCGTGAGGCAGGAGGTACCACTCCAGCGACCGGATGAAGGGGTAGACGCAGACATAGGCGCGCGGGGTCTCGTCGGCCATGAAGGCCGGGATGTGGCTCTTGTTGAACTCCGCCGGGCGATGGATGGCGACGTTGGACCACACCGGGTCGCAGGCCCGTCCGAGCGTCGTGCGCCGGAAGCCGTGGTAGGCCCGCTGCACGGCCTCGACCGACTCGCCGTGCCACCACACCATGAAGTCCGCGTCGCCCCGCAGGCCGGCGACGTCGTAGATCCCGCGGACGGTCACCAGGCCGTCGGCCGCCAGGGCGTCGAAGAAGGCCCGGGTCTCGGCGAGGATCTCCTCGCGCTCCTCCGGCAGGGGCTCCGTCACCTGGAACACCGACCACATCGTGTAGCGGATCGAGTCGTTGATGGCCCGCACCTCGGCGGGGCTGGGGCGGTGGTGCTGCTGCGGCTTGAGACTCATGGCTCCATCATCCCACCGGTGTCCCCGCCCGAAGGACGCGCGAGACCGGCCGCCACGAGGGCGACCGGTCTCGCGGTCCGGCCGGGGAGAGCCTCCGACCCGTCGGATCAGCCCTGGAAGCGGGCGATCTTGGCGAACTCCTCGGCGTCCAGCGAGGCACCACCCACCAGGGCACCGTCCACGTCCGGCTTGGCCATGATCTCCGCGACGTTGCCCGACTTCACCGAGCCGCCGTACAGGATGCGGACGCCGTCGGCCAGCTCGGCGGAGTAGAGCTCGGAGAGCTTGCCCCGGATGGCCTCGCAGACCTCCTGGGCGTCCTCGGGGGTGGCGACCTCGCCGGTGCCGATGGCCCAGATGGGCTCGTAGGCGATGACGATGCTCTTGGCCTGCTCCTCGGGCAGACCCTGCAGGTCGGCCTCGATCTGGGCGAGGACGTGCTCGACCTGCTTGCCGGCCTTGCGGACCTCCAGCGGCTCGCCGCAGCACAGGATCGGGGTCAGGCCGTGCTTGTAGGCCGCCTTGACCTTGGCGTTGAGCAGCTCGTCGCTCTCGTGGTGGTACTCACGGCGCTCGGAGTGCCCGACGGCGACGTAGGTGCAGCCGAGCTTGGCGAGGAAGGCGCCCGAGATCTCGCCGGTGTAGGCGCCGGAGTCGTGCTGGGAGAGGTCCTGCGCGCCATACCGCAGGTCGAGCTTGTCGCCCTCGACGAGGGTCTGCACCGAGCGGATGTCGGTGAAGGGGACGAGCACGGCGACCTCGACGGCCGAGTGGTCGTGCTTGGCGTCGCGCAGGGTCCAGTCGAGCTTCTGCACCAGGTGGGTGGCCTGCAGGTGGTCCTGGTTCATCTTCCAGTTGCCGGCCATGAGGGGTGTGCGGTTGGCCATGTGAGGCTCCTTGTCGCTGAGCGGCTTGCCGCCGGGTGGCGGGTGGCCGCGAGGTTTCGGGTCGTACGTCGAGAAGCGGCCCCGCGTCCCAGACGTGGGTCGCGGGGCCGCTCCCGTGATGCTGCGTGACCGGGATCAGTCGAGGACGGAGATGCCCGGGAGGTCCTTGCCCTCGAGGTACTCCAGGCTCGCGCCGCCACCGGTGGAGATGTGGCCGAACTGGTCGTCGGAGAAGCCGAGCTGACGCACGGCGGCGGCGGAGTCGCCACCACCGACGACGGTCAGTGCACCCTTGGCGGTGGCGTCGACCAGAGCCTGCGCCACGGCCTTGGTGCCGGCCGCGAAGGGCGCCATCTCGAAGGCACCCATGGGGCCGTTCCAGAAGACGGTCCGGGCGTCGGCGATCTTCGACGCGTAGAGCTCGGAGCTCCGGGGGCCGATGTCCAGGCCCATCTGGTCGGCGGGGATCGCATCGGCGGCGACGGTCGTGACGTCACCCTCGGCGCTGAACTCCGCGTTGCAGACCACGTCCACGGGCAGGACGATCTCCACGCCCGACTTCTCGGCCCGCTCGAGGTAGCCCTTGCAGGCCTCGATCGAGTCCTCGTCGAGCAGGCTCTTGCCGACCTCGTGGCCCTGGGCCTTGAGGAAGGTGAACACCATGCCGCCGCCGATGAGGAGGCGGTCCGCCTTGCCCAGGAGGTTGTCGATCACCGCGAGCTTGTCGGCGACCTTGGCACCGCCGAGGACGACGGCGTAGGGCCGCTCGGGGTCCTCGGTGAGGCGCTCGAGGACGTCGACCTCGGCCTTGACCAGACCGCCCATGGCGGCGGGCAGGATCTGCGCGACGTCGTAGACGGAGGCCTGCTTGCGGTGCACGACACCGAAGCCGTCGGAGACATAGGCGTCCGCCAGGGAGGCGAGCTCCTCGGCGAAGGCCTTGCGCTCCGCGTCGTCCTTGCTGGTCTCGCCGGCGTTGAAGCGGAGGTTCTCCAGGAGGGCCACCTGGCCGTCCTGCAGGCCCGCGACCGTGGCCTTGGCAGACTCCCCCACCGTGTCGGTGGCGAAGGCGACGTCCTGGCCGAGCAGCTCGCCGAGGCGACCGACGACCGGCTTGAGGGAGTACTTGTCCTCGGGCGCGCCCTTGGGGCGGCCGAGGTGGGCGCACACGACGACGCGCGCACCCGCCCCGGTCAGCTCCGTGATGGTGGGCACTGAGGCACGGACCCGGCCGTCGTCGGTGATGCGGTCACCGTCGAGGGGCACGTTGAGGTCCGAGCGGACGAGGACCCGCTTGCCGCGCAGGTCACCCAGGTCGGCAATGGTCTTCATCTGTGATCTCCGAATCTGTTGGTCAGCAGGCAGGTCAGGCTCAGAGCTTGGAGCCGACCAGGGCGGTCAGGTCCACGAGGCGGTTGGAGTAGCCCCACTCGTTGTCGTACCAGCCGACGACCTTGACCGTGGTGCCGATGACCTTGGTCAGCTGCGCGTCGAAGATGCAGGAGGCCGGGTCGGTCTCGATGTCCTTGGAGACGATCGGGTCCTCGGTGTAGACGAGCTTGCCCTTCATGGCGCCCTCGGCGGCCTTCTTGACGATCTCGTTGACCTCCTCGACGGTGGTCTCGCGGCCGGCCTCGAAGGTGAGGTCGGTGGCGGAGCCGGTCGGGGTCGGGACGCGCATGGCGTAGCCGTCGAGCTTGCCCTTGAGCTCGGGCAGGACGAGGGCGACGGCCTTGGCCGCACCGGTGGTGGTGGGGACCATGTTGAGGGCCGCGGCGCGGGAGCGACGCAGGTCCTTGTGCGGGCCGTCCTGGAGGTTCTGGTCCTGGGTGTAGGCGTGGATCGTGGTCATCAGACCACGCTCGATGCCCAGTCCGTCGTTGAGCGCCTTGGCCATGGGGGCCAGGCAGTTCGTGGTGCAGGAGGCGTTGGAGATGATGTTGTGCGCGGCGGCGTCGTACTTGTCGTCGTTGACGCCCATCACGATCGTGATGTCCTCGTTCTTGGCGGGCGCGGAGATGATGACCTTCTTGGCGCCGGCGTCGAGGTGGGCCTTGGCCTTGGTGGCGTCGGTGAAGAAGCCGGTGGACTCCACGACGATGTCGACGTCGTTGTCCTTCCACGGCAGCGCGGCCGGGTCCTTCTCGGCGAAGGCCATGATCTTCTTGCCGTCGACGGTGATGGACTCGTCGTCGTAGGTCACCTCACCGGGGAAGCGGCCGAGGATCGAGTCGTACTTCAGCAGGTGGGCCAGCGTCTTGTTGTCGGTGAGGTCGTTGACCGCAACGACCTCGATGTCGGCACCGGAGGCCACCACGGCACGGAAGAAGTTGCGGCCGATGCGGCCGAAGCCATTGATCCCAACGCGAACAGTCACGTCTTGAGCCTTCCTAGAGGGTCTTCAACTTGGCGCTGTCCACCCTAGTGCAGCCAAGAGTGACCTGCGTTACCGGGGCGTGACCCGTCCTGCTCTCCGGTCGGGCGTCCCGGCATACGGAAAGCCCCTGCTCAGAGGTCGAGCATGTCCGGTGTCAGGTTGGCCTCGGTGCCGGGGATCCCCAGGTCCTGGGCTCGCTTGTCCGCCATGGCGAGCAGCCGGCGGATCCGGCCGGCGACGGCGTCCTTGGTCATCGGCGGCTGCGCGAGCTGCCCCAGCTCCTCCAGGCTCGCCTGCTTGTGCTCCAGGCGCAGGGTGCCCGCCTGGCGCAGGTGGTCCGGGACCTCGTCGCCGAGGATCTCCAGCGCGCGCTCGACCCGGGCCCCGGCCGCGACCGCGGCCCGGGCGGACCGGCGCAGGTTGGCGTCGTCGAAGTTCGCGAGGCGGTTGGCCGTGGCCCGCACCTCGCGGCGCATCCGCCGCTCCTCCCAGGCCAGGACCGCGTCGTGCGCGCCCATCCGCGTCAGCATCGCCCCGATCGCGTCGCCGTCGCGGATGACGACCCGGTCGATCCCCCGCACCTCGCGGGCCTTGGCTTGGATCCCGATCCGGCGGGCGGCGCCCACCAGAGCGAGCGCGGACTCCGGCCCCGGGCAGGTGATCTCGAGCGCGCTGGAGCGGCCGGGCTCGGTGAGCGACCCGTGCGCGAGGAAGGCCCCGCGCCAGGCGGCGACCGCGTCCTCGGCCGCGCCCGAGACGACCTTGGGCGGGAGCCCGCGGACGGGGCGGCCACGGCCGTCGATCAGGCCGGTCTGGCGCGCGAGGGCCTCGCCGTCCTTGGCCACGCGGACGAGATAACGACTCCCCTTGCGCAGCCCGCCGCCGGACAGCACGCCGATCTCGCTGGTGTAGCCGTAGACGTCGGTGATGTCCTTGACGAGTCGCCGGGCCACGGACCCGGTGTCGACCTCGGCCTCCACGACGATGCGGCCACCCACGATGTGCAGCCCACCCGTGAAGCGCAGGATCGCGGAGACCTCGGCCTTGCGGCAGCTCGGCTTGGTGATGGGAAGGCGGCTGAGCTCGTCCTTGACCATGGCCGTCATCGACATGCGATTCATCCTGACAGTGAGCAGACCAAAGGTGGCCCTAACGGGGTAATCTCGGCAAATGTGCCACAGATCGTGCCAAATCGGCAACGGTGGGTAGCCAATCGCGTCAGGTCATGATGTCGCGGTAGACAGCAGCGAGGCGCAAGGAGTCGTGGTGGCCGTCGCGGCCCGGCTCGGCCACGGGGGCCAGCAGCAGCTCGGCGCCCAGGGCTCGCGCTGCGGCCCGCAGCGCGGCCTCGTCCCCGACCACCGAGGGGTCGGCCAGCACGACGTCCAGCCGCAGGCCCGGGGCATGGTCCGCGAGCACCTCGAGGTGGCGCTCGGCCGAGAATCCGCTGGTCTCCCCGGTGTTGAGCACGAGGTTGAGGTTGAGCAGGCGACGCGCGGGGGTCTGCAGCAGCGCCTCGCGCAGCTCGGGCACCAGCAGGTGCGGCATCACCGAGGTGAACCACGAGCCCGGGCCCAGCACCACCCACTCGGCCTCCCGCACGGCCCGGAGCGCCTCGGGGTGCGCGGGAGGCGCGGCGGGCAGCACCGACACGGACCGGACCTCGCCGGGGGTCGTGGCGACGCGGGCCTGGCCACGGACCACGAGGGGGCGCTGCGGGTCCGCGTCGTCCAGGCCCTGGACGACGGCCTCGATGGTGAGCGGGACCGCCGCCATGGGCAGCACCCGGCCGCGGGCGTTGAGCAGCCGTCCCACCATGTCCAGGCCCTGGACCGGCTCGCCGAAGTGCTCCCACAGGGCGAGGATCAGCAGGTTGCCGAGGCTGTGACCCCCGAGCGGTCCCTGCCCGGCGAAGCGGTGCTGCAGCACGGACGCCCAGGTGGTCCCCCACTCGTCGTCGTTGCAGAGGGCGGCGAGCGCCATCCGCAGGTCTCCCGGCGGCAGGACGTCGAACTCCTGACGCAACCGACCCGAGGACCCACCGTCGTCGGCCACGGTGACGATCGCGGTGATCCGGTCGGTGACCAGACGCAGAGCAGCCAGGGAGGCGGCCAGCCCGTGCCCGCCTCCCAGCGCGACGACCAGGGGGCCCCTCACTCGCGCCCCAGGTCGCGGTGGACGGTGAGGGTGCCCACCTCCGGGCCCTGCAGCTCGCGGGACAGCCGCTCGGCGACGGCCACGGAGCGGTGCTTGCCGCCGGTGCACCCCACGGCGAGGGTGACATAGCGACGCCCCTCGCGGACGTAGCCGGAGATCATCGCGTCCATCATCGCCACGACCCGGTCGACGAACTCGTCGGCGCCGAGCTGGTCGAAGACGAACCGGGACACCTCGGGGTCGCGCCCGGTCTTGCTGCGCAGCTCTGGCACCCAGAAGGGATTGGGCAGGAAGCGCATGTCCAGCACGGTGTCGGCATCCAGGGGTATGCCGTACTTGAAGCCGAAGCTCATCACCGCGATCCGCAGGCGGGGGCCTCGCTCGCTGTCGAAGATCTGGGCGATCTTGGCCGAGAACTGGTGCACGTTGAAGCCGCTGGTGTCCACGATGACGTCGGCCACCGAGCGGATGTCGCCGAGCCGCTCCCGCTCGGCCTGGATCGCCTCGAGCAGGCCACCGTCGCCCTGCAGCGGGTGAGGCCGCCGGACGCTCTCGAAGCGACGCACGAGGGTCTCGTCGGTGGCGTCGAGGAACACGATGCGGGGCTTCCAGCCGTGGTCGCCCAGCTCCTGCATGGCCTCGGACAGCTGCTCGAACATGTTGCGCGTGCGGACGTCGACGACCGCGGCCACGCGCATCACCTCGGGCTGCTGCTCGCGCAGCATGGTGGCCATCGGCGCGAGCATCTGCGGGGGGATGTTGTCGGTGACGAACCAGCCGCTGTCCTGCAGGACGTTGGAGGCGGTGGAGCGCCCGGCCCCGGACAGACCGGTGACCACGACGAACTCGTGGCCGGCGGTCACCACCGGCATGTCGGCGGTCGGGGGCTCGGTGGCTCGGGGCTCGGCGCCCTGGGGCTCGGGGGACGACGCGGCACGGGGGGCGGTGGGCTCGGCCACGGTGCAGGCTCCTCGGCAGGGGGATGGGGGCCTCAGTCTAGGCGCGCCCGCTGTGGCGCCCTTGCCAGTCATGATGCCCGGTGGGGCGATCCGTCAGTCGAGCACCTCGCCGGTGGTGAGGTTGATGTCCGGCTGGACCGCGGCCGCCCCGCCACGCAGGCGGTCGTGGACCGTCTGGGCCAGCGCCGGGCCGACACCCTTGACGGTCTGCAGCTCGGCCACGTCGGCCTCGCGCAGGCGCTTGACCGAGCCGAAGGCCTTGAGCAGGGCCCTCTGCCGGGCCTCCCCCAGCCCGGGTATGCCGTCCAGGGCGCTCGCGGTCATCGCCTTGGAGCGGCGCTGCCGGTGGAAGGCGATCGCGAAGCGGTGGGCCTCGTCACGGACCCGCTGCAGCAGGTAGAGCCCTTCGCTGGACCGCGGCAGGATCACCGGGAACTCGTCACCCGGGAGCCACACCTCCTCCAGCCGCTTGGCCAGCCCGACGAGCGCGACGTCGTCGACGCCCAGCTCCTCCAGCACCGCCTGGGCGGCGTTGACCTGGGGCAGGCCGCCGTCGACCACGACGAGCTGTGGCGCATAGGCGAAGCGCCGGGGCTTCCCGGTCTGCGGGTCGATGACCGCGGCCACGGCGGCGGCAGCCTCGGCGTCGCCCGACGCGAGCGCCTCCGCGGCGTCGGCCTGCTGGGCGAGGTGGCGCCGGAACCGGCGGGTCAGCACCTCGCGCATGGCGGCGGTGTCGTCGACCTGCGGGTCCTCGCCCTCGGGCGCGTCGCCGCGGACGACGAAGCGGCGGTACTCCCCCTTGCGGGGCAGCCCGTCCTCGAAGACCACCATGGACGCGACGACGTTGGTGCCCTGGACGTGGGAGACGTCGTAGCACTCGATCCGCAGGGGTGCCTCGGTGAGGCCGAGGGCGTCCTGCAGCTCCTGGAGGGCCTGGCTGCGGGCGGTGAGGTCCCCGGCGCGGGCGACCTTGTGGCGGGCGAGGGCCTGGTCGGCGTTGCGCCGGACGGTGGCCATCAGCTCGCGCTTGTCGCCGCGCTGCGGGACCCGCACCTCCACGCCCGAGCCGCGCAGGTCGGTGAGCCACTCCTGCACCGAGGCGTGGTCGTCCGGCAGCACCGGGACCAGCACCTCGCGGGGGACCCCGTCGCCGCTCTCCCCGCCATACACCTGCTGGAGGAGTCGGGCGACGAGCAGCGCGGGGGTGGCCGTGTCCTCGGACTCGCGCTCGACGACCCAGCCGCGCTGCCCGCGGATGCGGCCGCCGCGGACGTGGAAGACCTGCAC
Encoded here:
- the ligD gene encoding non-homologous end-joining DNA ligase, with protein sequence MASKAIQIEVPAPDGSSRQVRLSSPDRVMWPDEGLTKQDLAEYVVAVGDHLLARLRDRPVTLQRFPEGITGEEFYSKNPPRGVPDHARTTPCTYPSGRSHPQLVVDELATAVWAVQMNTVTFHPWPVRTADNDDPDELRLDLDPQPGTGLAEAVAAAEMLREVMAQAGLTAYVKTSGNRGLHVFAPIRPTHEFLDVRHAVIAIARELERRVPDLVTTAWWKEQRGSRIFADFNQACRDRTLASAYSPRPLPGAPVSMPVTWEELGDVRAGDFTVRTVPGLLAGRPDPWAGFGDEPSTVDVALQWWQRDLDDGLGELSFPPDHPKMPGEPPRVQPSRARATD
- the msrB gene encoding peptide-methionine (R)-S-oxide reductase MsrB — protein: MTEQQDASAYPVSKSDEQWRAELSPQEYAVLRQAGTERPFVGEYTDTTTEGVYSCRACGAELFTHTEKFPSHCGWPSFYAPSEALNVELLEDRSLGMTRTEVRCARCGSHLGHVFEGEGYPTPTDQRYCINSISMRLQPRA
- the hemQ gene encoding hydrogen peroxide-dependent heme synthase encodes the protein MSLKPQQHHRPSPAEVRAINDSIRYTMWSVFQVTEPLPEEREEILAETRAFFDALAADGLVTVRGIYDVAGLRGDADFMVWWHGESVEAVQRAYHGFRRTTLGRACDPVWSNVAIHRPAEFNKSHIPAFMADETPRAYVCVYPFIRSLEWYLLPHEERRDLLVEHGRMARDYPDVRANTVASFALGDYEWLLAFEADDLHRIVDLMRHLRGAAARRHTREEVPFFTGPRVELEQLVADLP
- the tpiA gene encoding triose-phosphate isomerase → MANRTPLMAGNWKMNQDHLQATHLVQKLDWTLRDAKHDHSAVEVAVLVPFTDIRSVQTLVEGDKLDLRYGAQDLSQHDSGAYTGEISGAFLAKLGCTYVAVGHSERREYHHESDELLNAKVKAAYKHGLTPILCCGEPLEVRKAGKQVEHVLAQIEADLQGLPEEQAKSIVIAYEPIWAIGTGEVATPEDAQEVCEAIRGKLSELYSAELADGVRILYGGSVKSGNVAEIMAKPDVDGALVGGASLDAEEFAKIARFQG
- a CDS encoding phosphoglycerate kinase, encoding MKTIADLGDLRGKRVLVRSDLNVPLDGDRITDDGRVRASVPTITELTGAGARVVVCAHLGRPKGAPEDKYSLKPVVGRLGELLGQDVAFATDTVGESAKATVAGLQDGQVALLENLRFNAGETSKDDAERKAFAEELASLADAYVSDGFGVVHRKQASVYDVAQILPAAMGGLVKAEVDVLERLTEDPERPYAVVLGGAKVADKLAVIDNLLGKADRLLIGGGMVFTFLKAQGHEVGKSLLDEDSIEACKGYLERAEKSGVEIVLPVDVVCNAEFSAEGDVTTVAADAIPADQMGLDIGPRSSELYASKIADARTVFWNGPMGAFEMAPFAAGTKAVAQALVDATAKGALTVVGGGDSAAAVRQLGFSDDQFGHISTGGGASLEYLEGKDLPGISVLD
- the gap gene encoding type I glyceraldehyde-3-phosphate dehydrogenase → MTVRVGINGFGRIGRNFFRAVVASGADIEVVAVNDLTDNKTLAHLLKYDSILGRFPGEVTYDDESITVDGKKIMAFAEKDPAALPWKDNDVDIVVESTGFFTDATKAKAHLDAGAKKVIISAPAKNEDITIVMGVNDDKYDAAAHNIISNASCTTNCLAPMAKALNDGLGIERGLMTTIHAYTQDQNLQDGPHKDLRRSRAAALNMVPTTTGAAKAVALVLPELKGKLDGYAMRVPTPTGSATDLTFEAGRETTVEEVNEIVKKAAEGAMKGKLVYTEDPIVSKDIETDPASCIFDAQLTKVIGTTVKVVGWYDNEWGYSNRLVDLTALVGSKL
- the whiA gene encoding DNA-binding protein WhiA, which codes for MSMTAMVKDELSRLPITKPSCRKAEVSAILRFTGGLHIVGGRIVVEAEVDTGSVARRLVKDITDVYGYTSEIGVLSGGGLRKGSRYLVRVAKDGEALARQTGLIDGRGRPVRGLPPKVVSGAAEDAVAAWRGAFLAHGSLTEPGRSSALEITCPGPESALALVGAARRIGIQAKAREVRGIDRVVIRDGDAIGAMLTRMGAHDAVLAWEERRMRREVRATANRLANFDDANLRRSARAAVAAGARVERALEILGDEVPDHLRQAGTLRLEHKQASLEELGQLAQPPMTKDAVAGRIRRLLAMADKRAQDLGIPGTEANLTPDMLDL
- a CDS encoding gluconeogenesis factor YvcK family protein, producing the protein MRGPLVVALGGGHGLAASLAALRLVTDRITAIVTVADDGGSSGRLRQEFDVLPPGDLRMALAALCNDDEWGTTWASVLQHRFAGQGPLGGHSLGNLLILALWEHFGEPVQGLDMVGRLLNARGRVLPMAAVPLTIEAVVQGLDDADPQRPLVVRGQARVATTPGEVRSVSVLPAAPPAHPEALRAVREAEWVVLGPGSWFTSVMPHLLVPELREALLQTPARRLLNLNLVLNTGETSGFSAERHLEVLADHAPGLRLDVVLADPSVVGDEAALRAAARALGAELLLAPVAEPGRDGHHDSLRLAAVYRDIMT
- the rapZ gene encoding RNase adapter RapZ; this encodes MPVVTAGHEFVVVTGLSGAGRSTASNVLQDSGWFVTDNIPPQMLAPMATMLREQQPEVMRVAAVVDVRTRNMFEQLSEAMQELGDHGWKPRIVFLDATDETLVRRFESVRRPHPLQGDGGLLEAIQAERERLGDIRSVADVIVDTSGFNVHQFSAKIAQIFDSERGPRLRIAVMSFGFKYGIPLDADTVLDMRFLPNPFWVPELRSKTGRDPEVSRFVFDQLGADEFVDRVVAMMDAMISGYVREGRRYVTLAVGCTGGKHRSVAVAERLSRELQGPEVGTLTVHRDLGRE
- the uvrC gene encoding excinuclease ABC subunit UvrC; the encoded protein is MADPSTYRPRPGEIPVDPGVYRFRDKEGRVIYVGKAKSLRSRLSSYFQDISALHPRTRRMVTTGASVEWTVVRTEVEALQLEYSWIKEFDPRFNVKYRDDKSYPYLAVTMGEEFPRAQVMRGAKRRGTRYFGPYGHAWAIRETLDLLLKVFPVRTCSSGVFRRAAQVGRPCLLGYIDKCSAPCVGSVSAQEHRAIAEDFCDFMAGSTTKFVKRVEREMLAASDALEFERAAMLRDDLQAMSKALEKSAVVLGDATDADVFAVADDELEAAVQVFHVRGGRIRGQRGWVVERESEDTATPALLVARLLQQVYGGESGDGVPREVLVPVLPDDHASVQEWLTDLRGSGVEVRVPQRGDKRELMATVRRNADQALARHKVARAGDLTARSQALQELQDALGLTEAPLRIECYDVSHVQGTNVVASMVVFEDGLPRKGEYRRFVVRGDAPEGEDPQVDDTAAMREVLTRRFRRHLAQQADAAEALASGDAEAAAAVAAVIDPQTGKPRRFAYAPQLVVVDGGLPQVNAAQAVLEELGVDDVALVGLAKRLEEVWLPGDEFPVILPRSSEGLYLLQRVRDEAHRFAIAFHRQRRSKAMTASALDGIPGLGEARQRALLKAFGSVKRLREADVAELQTVKGVGPALAQTVHDRLRGGAAAVQPDINLTTGEVLD